The stretch of DNA ATCTCTAAAACATCCAAGTTGACAATGTACTACATCAATATCAGTACTTTTTACTGTTGAACCAACTGTTTTCAAAGAAGTTTTTTGTGCTTCTTCCCATAAGATCTCACATCTTACTCTTGTATTACCATTGAAATTCTTTTTTATTTTATTGTAAACAGCCATATTTTGGTCTTTAAACTTAAGTTTCCCAAAAACTCCTAATTCACAATTTGTTATTTTTATTCCTAAACTTTTTGTAATTGCTGACATTTCTTTTGGTTTTCTTCCAATTAAACGTGCAACTTTAAATGACTTTAGACAAGATAGTTTCCCATCTTCATCTAAATTTGTCATAATCAATTCTTTTTGAATCTTATCAAGTTTCATATCAATATTATCGTCAATACTAGACATTTATTCTTCCTTGATGAGTATATAAATTCATTTTTCTACCTCGTGCAAATCCTATCATCGTGATACCATGTTTATGTGCAACCTGAACACCTAAATAAGTAGGTGCAGTTCTTGAAACAATTATAGGAATACGATGCATTACTGCTTTTGTAACCATTTCAGAACTTAATCGTCCTGAAACAAATAAAACAGATTTTGTAGTATCTAAGCCTTGTAATTTACACTTTCCAACAACTTTATCAATTGCATTATGTCGTCCAATATCTTCAGCAGTAATAGTGGAACCATCAAGTAAATAAATCATTGCTTTATGTACACAACCTGTTAAATTATATAATTCACTCTCACGATAAAATATTTTTATCTCAGAAGAAATCGTTTGAGCTTTTACTGTAAAGGCAGTTTGGTTAAAAGGTATTTCAAGTGAACCTTCTATATTTCCAGTAATTCCGCCTCCACATCCACTTACTAGTGTTTTTTCTTTGTATAGATTCTCTAGGGAACCTTCATTTATTTTTGCTTTTACATCTACTCTTAAACCATCTTCGCTTACAGTAATATCTTCAACATCAGCAATAGAAGATATTACATTTTCACTCATTAAAAAACCAATAGCATGGGCATCTTGATCTTTTGGTATTGTCATCATAGATATAGTTTTTTCACCATTTAAATACAAGTTAAGACGTGATTCATCAATAGTCACATCTTCAAATTGGGTTGCTACATTTTCTATAAGTTTGTCAATAATTACTGTTTTTAAATATTTGGCGTTATCCATATTTTTCCTTAATATGCTGTATTTGCATATTTCTATTTTCTAAAAAAAGAAAAGCTGTTTTACCCCTCTTGGAGTAAAACTACTTAACTTCTATTTTTAAATTTTCTTCTTCTAAAACATCAGGTCTTAATTGTTCCATATACTCTATTGGTAATCTTCCTGTAATTACACCAGGAATATATCCTTTTACAGATACAAAATATGAGTACACTGTTTCAAACGTAAAGAATGAAATAATTGCACTTCCCATAAAGTGAATAAACAAAATAAATCTTTTTATTTGTATAGTTTCAGCATGCACTGCTGCATTTGGATACATAAACCAAATAATAAAACCACTAAATACAAGTAAGAAGCCAAAAGCTACATACGCATAATAGTTTACTCTATTCATTGGTTCATATTTTCCACGCAAGAATATTTTATTCCAAATTTTCATACTTGGTCTTACAAAATATTTATGATCTTTAAAAGCAATAATAGTCATAATAAACCAAACTGGCATCCAGCCTAATCCTACAATTTCATGTGTTGCTCTCATCAATCTTGCTATATATCCACCACCAGTCCAATTCCCAAAAGTAATTGAGAAACCAGTAATAAATAGATATATCATAATGATAATATTTAATAAAAGTACTATTCTTTGGAAAACAGAATATACTACAACAGTATCTTCTCTTCTCGTGATTTTTGCTTGTTTTCTTCCCTTTGCTATAATGAACATTGTAAAAAACATACAAAACTCAACTAAAAATACAATTGGTAATAAATGCTGTCTTTCTTCAAATGCTCTAATAACCTCTGGTGCTATTGCATCGTAACTAGGTCCAAATAATCCTACTTTCATTTGCTGATTATGTGTTAAAGTATCAAAAGGAACTATTTGTCCCGTAAAGTTTCCTTGTAACATCTGCAAAATAAATTGATATACATAAGAAATATCTGCAATAGTTGCTAACCAAAAGTACCAATATGTTAAAAGGGCGAAAATAAGACCTATAATTAAATAGACCTTATATTCACTTAGAAAACTTTTATTTTCCATACGCTTTATCCCAACCATAAGGTGCTGATTGAACCCCATGTCCTGAAGCCATTACTCTTTGTCTAAAAATATTTGATACAGATTCTGCATCACCTACTAATAAAGCTTTTGTAGAACACATAGCTGCACAAACAGGAACTTTACCTTCAGATATTCTATTTTGACCGTATAATTCTCTTTCATGTTCACTGTTAGTTTCTAAAGGACCACCTGCACACATTGTACATTTATCCATAACACCTTTTGTTCCAAAAGCACCTGTTTTTGGGAACTGTGGAGCTCCAAATGGACAAGCGTATAAACAATA from Poseidonibacter antarcticus encodes:
- a CDS encoding ModE family transcriptional regulator — translated: MSSIDDNIDMKLDKIQKELIMTNLDEDGKLSCLKSFKVARLIGRKPKEMSAITKSLGIKITNCELGVFGKLKFKDQNMAVYNKIKKNFNGNTRVRCEILWEEAQKTSLKTVGSTVKSTDIDVVHCQLGCFRDKQGHKAEDNESKS
- the fdh3B gene encoding formate dehydrogenase FDH3 subunit beta produces the protein MSSNEINFASMRFYCDENRCIHCDGCSVACAEAHELPVEISRRKVVTVNEGKQGLEFSLSVACMHCTDAPCEQVCPVDCFYIREDGIVLHDKNKCIGCSYCLYACPFGAPQFPKTGAFGTKGVMDKCTMCAGGPLETNSEHERELYGQNRISEGKVPVCAAMCSTKALLVGDAESVSNIFRQRVMASGHGVQSAPYGWDKAYGK
- the fdhD gene encoding formate dehydrogenase accessory sulfurtransferase FdhD, translating into MDNAKYLKTVIIDKLIENVATQFEDVTIDESRLNLYLNGEKTISMMTIPKDQDAHAIGFLMSENVISSIADVEDITVSEDGLRVDVKAKINEGSLENLYKEKTLVSGCGGGITGNIEGSLEIPFNQTAFTVKAQTISSEIKIFYRESELYNLTGCVHKAMIYLLDGSTITAEDIGRHNAIDKVVGKCKLQGLDTTKSVLFVSGRLSSEMVTKAVMHRIPIIVSRTAPTYLGVQVAHKHGITMIGFARGRKMNLYTHQGRINV
- a CDS encoding cytochrome b/b6 domain-containing protein is translated as MENKSFLSEYKVYLIIGLIFALLTYWYFWLATIADISYVYQFILQMLQGNFTGQIVPFDTLTHNQQMKVGLFGPSYDAIAPEVIRAFEERQHLLPIVFLVEFCMFFTMFIIAKGRKQAKITRREDTVVVYSVFQRIVLLLNIIIMIYLFITGFSITFGNWTGGGYIARLMRATHEIVGLGWMPVWFIMTIIAFKDHKYFVRPSMKIWNKIFLRGKYEPMNRVNYYAYVAFGFLLVFSGFIIWFMYPNAAVHAETIQIKRFILFIHFMGSAIISFFTFETVYSYFVSVKGYIPGVITGRLPIEYMEQLRPDVLEEENLKIEVK